The genomic window CCTCCGGGCGGCCGAAGCGGCCTTCGAGCAGGGGGAGACCACCGCGGCCGCGCTGGAGCGCGTGGTGCGGACGGTGCTGGAGGAGGAGCCCGAGATCACCACGGACTATATTGCCGTCGTCGAGCCACGACGGCTCGCCCCGGTGTCGACCGTCGATGCCGGAACGATCATTGCGCTGGCCGCCCGCGTGGGGCGCACGCGATTGATCGACAATGTGATCCTTGGGGACGAGGACGTCTGACGTGCGCCGACGCTTGATGAAGTCCAAGGTTCACCGCGCCACCATCACGGCCGCCGACCTCCACTACGAGGGGTCGTTGACGCTGGACACGGAGTTGATGGCCGCGGCGAATCTGGTGGAATACGAAGAGATCCAGGTGGTGAACGTGAACAACGCCCAGCGGTTCACGACGTATGTGATCCCCGGGCCGGCCGGCAGCGGGGTGGTCCAGTTGAATGGTGCCGCGGCGCGCCTCGGCATGGTGGGTGACCTGGTGATCCTGATCGCGTATGGCGACGTCGAGGACCACGAGTTGGCCGCCTTCATTCCCGCCGTCGTATTCGTGGACGGACAGAATCGGCGGGTCGAGCCAGCCGCGTGACGCATCCGCCGGCCTCGCTTCTCGTCACGGCCCAGGACGGACTCCCGCCCTGGGCCGTCGTCTCGCCTCGTCGGCGCGAGCATATCGGTCGCGTCGTCGCACTCCTCCGTCACTGGACCGTGGCGATGAAGCTGGCCCCCGACGAGTCCGCGCGGTGGCTCCGGGCCGGATGGCTGCACGACGCCCTCCGTGATGCGCCCGAGGCCGAGATGCGCCGGTGGGCACCGACCGTGGAAGGACCGGTGGAATTGCGCCACGGGCCGGCCGCGGCGGCGCGGGCCGAGCTCGAGGGCGAGGCAAATGCCGACGTGCTCAGTGCCGTGCGCTGGCATTCGGTCGGCTGGGTCGGCTGGGGGCGGACGGGTCGGGCACTCTACTGCGCGGATTTCCTCGAGCCCGGCCGGTCGTTCGATCAGGAAGGGCGCGCGGCGCTTGCCGAGCGCTTCCCGGAGGCTCCGGACGAAGTGCTCCGCCAGGTGGTGGTCGCACGCTTCGCATACGCCGACAGCCAGGGATGGAGTCATCCGCCCGAGAGCGCCGAGTTTCGGCGGGTGATCTGCGGATGCTGAGCGTGCCGCCGCGCGCCTGGTGGATCGGCGGAGGCGCGCTTGTGGTGGCCGTCGTGGTCTTCGCGCTCAGCCGTGGTGGGCCCGCTGCCCCGAAGGGCGTCGACGTGGACAGCGCCTTGGTCGGGTTGCCCCCGCTCCCGCGGCGGGTCACGGTCGAGGTGCTGAATGCGAGCGGGGTCGACGGCCTGGCGCGGGTGGGGATGGCACGGCTGCGGCGTGTCGGGCTCGACGTGGTCGGCACGGGGAACGCCACTGCAGCGCAACGCGAGGCCGGTGTGACCATGGTGCTGATTCGGCGCGGCGACTCGACCGGGGTGGGTCGCGTGCTGGCGGCCTACCCGAAGGCGATGGTCCGCGACGAACCGTCGTCGACGCCGCTGGTCGATCTGACGATGGTGTTGGGGAGTGATGTCGTGAAACGGAGGAAACCATGAAAGGGCCGACGTTGGTCGCCGTGCGGGATGCGGTGCTGTCCCTCCATCGGGCGTTGCTCGAGACCGAGCGACTCGCGTGGGAACGGATGAACGGCCGGACGGTCGGCAATGTCGAGCTGCTGCATCTGGCGATCGAGGATCCGTGGTTCACCTGGCTCCGGCCACTGACCGCGCTCATCGCGGCGATGGACGAGGCGCTGGTGGATGACACCCCGGAGGGCGAGTCGCGCACCACGGCGATTCTCGCCGAGGCCGCGACGTTGTTGCACCCCGACGAGAACGGCAGCGATTTCCAGCAGCGATACCATGAATTCGTGCAGCGGGCGCCGGACGTGGCCGTCGCACATGGTCGACTGATCCGCACCCTGGCGACCTAGTCCCTCCGGGCGGGCGTCCTCCCAGCCGACCACCACCAACACCAGATCCATCACGTTCGTGCCGGTCGGGCCGGTGCGCACCAGCGCGCCGAGTCCATCAAGGAGCCGATGCGCGTCATGCCCATCGAGCGCCGCGCGCGGGTCGCCCATCTCGGCGAGACGAGCCCAGCTCCCCTGGTCCACGATGGCCCCCGCCGCGTCCGTCGGTCCGTCGCGCCCATCGGTCCCCGCCGCAAGGAGCGTGACCGCAAGCGGCGAGACGTCGAGCATCTCCGCCGCGGCGAGCGCCAATTCCTGCGCGCGCCCCCCAAGCCCGCGGTCATCCTGCCGCGTGACCGTTGTCTCGCCACCCCACACCAGCACGAGCGGTCGGATGGAGTCGCCGTGACCGTCCTCGCGCAGTGCCTGATTCTGCTGCTGCCACTCACGCGCCGCCCGCATCGCCTCGACGGCCACCATCCGACCCGCGTCGCGTGCCTCTCCCGTGAGCGGCGCGGTGGCGATCCGTTGCACGCAGCCGCGCCGGCCAGCCGCGTGCGCTGCGGCCTGCACCGCAATCCTGTTCGATGCGAGCACGGTGTGCTGCACGGTCCGGAGCATCGGCACAGTCACGCAGGGCCCCGAGCCAATCGTCGCGGGATCGTCGCCGATGACGTCGGAGATCAGCCAGACGTACGTCGGGCGCGGGGCGAGCGCCTCGGCGAGTCGGCCATCACCCCACCGAACCAGACGCCGCCGCTCAGCGTTCATCGCCTCGATCGGAAGGCCAGCGCGATGCAGCGCCGCGAACGCCGAGCTGAGCTC from Gemmatimonadota bacterium includes these protein-coding regions:
- a CDS encoding aspartate 1-decarboxylase; its protein translation is MRRRLMKSKVHRATITAADLHYEGSLTLDTELMAAANLVEYEEIQVVNVNNAQRFTTYVIPGPAGSGVVQLNGAAARLGMVGDLVILIAYGDVEDHELAAFIPAVVFVDGQNRRVEPAA
- a CDS encoding LytR C-terminal domain-containing protein — encoded protein: MPPRAWWIGGGALVVAVVVFALSRGGPAAPKGVDVDSALVGLPPLPRRVTVEVLNASGVDGLARVGMARLRRVGLDVVGTGNATAAQREAGVTMVLIRRGDSTGVGRVLAAYPKAMVRDEPSSTPLVDLTMVLGSDVVKRRKP
- a CDS encoding DUF4147 domain-containing protein — its product is MAHPSTTPADLLRACFDDAVRAVQPEAVMASLPIAPGPGSAWIIAVGKAAEGMAGALQRALEAAGREVGGGLVIGASEASEVRAPLRHLVGDHPLPADRSAAAATALGELVAQLPGHAEVHVALSGGATSLMAAPRDAMSTDELSSAFAALHRAGLPIEAMNAERRRLVRWGDGRLAEALAPRPTYVWLISDVIGDDPATIGSGPCVTVPMLRTVQHTVLASNRIAVQAAAHAAGRRGCVQRIATAPLTGEARDAGRMVAVEAMRAAREWQQQNQALREDGHGDSIRPLVLVWGGETTVTRQDDRGLGGRAQELALAAAEMLDVSPLAVTLLAAGTDGRDGPTDAAGAIVDQGSWARLAEMGDPRAALDGHDAHRLLDGLGALVRTGPTGTNVMDLVLVVVGWEDARPEGLGRQGADQSTMCDGHVRRPLHEFMVSLLEIAAVLVGVQQRRGLGENRRGARLALRGVIHQRLVHRRDERGQWPEPGEPRILDRQMQQLDIADRPAVHPFPRESLGLEQRPMEGQHRIPHGDQRRPFHGFLRFTTSLPNTIVRSTSGVDDGSSRTIAFG